In the genome of Hyphomicrobium sp. CS1GBMeth3, the window GTGCCGAGCTGCGGGCGCTGCGCCTTGATCGCTAGGCGATCCGCGACGCGCTTCGTCTCGTCGAGCGCGCGGTCGAGACGCGCGAGCTTGTCGTCGATCAGCGGGTCTGCGGCGGAGCGGCGCTCCAGGTCGGCGAGCCGCTCGTCGTTGGTGTCCTTGTAGGCTTCGAAAGCCCGCATGAACTCCTCGAAGGCCGCGCCGACGTTGCCGCCGGCCTTCGTTTCGAGACGTTGGGTCTCAAGGTCGGTGTTGTCCGTCATCGTTCGATGTCCTTTGCAGTGGGTCAGGTCTTGAGAAGCCCACGCGCCGCCCGGCGCATCAGCGCCGCCAGCCGCTGCTCCTCGCTCTGGCCTTCACCCGCGTCCCGCAGGGCCTTGAGGCCGGCGAGGCCCGAGCGCATCAGCGCCCGCGCCTCGCTTCGCGTCAGCCCAGCATCCCGCGTGAGCCAGCGCTCGAACTCGCGCTCGGTCGGGTGCGCCGACGCGAACGGTTTCGTCTTGGTCGCCGTGATCCGCGCTTCGGGCAGCAGCGGAAAGGTCACGACGGATATTTCCCAGAGATCGATCTTTTCCAGGCGCCGCACGCCCGTTGCGCGATCGCGGCGCGCCTTCACGGTGCGAAAGCCGATGGACAAGCCATCGAGCGCGCCCGCCCGCATCAGCGCCATCAACTCGCGTGCGCGGGTGACCTCGCGCATGAGCCGGCCGCGCGCATAGAGCCCGCGGCTGTCCTCCTCCAGCGTCGTCCAGACGCCGATCGGCTGGTGGGCGTCGTGCTGGAACAGGAGCTTGATGCCGTTCGCGCCGCGCCGGTCGAGACTTTCGCGGAACGCGCCCGGCAGCACGATGTCGCGACCCAGGTCCTCGCGATTGAAGAGGCTGGCATAGCCCTCGAACGCACCGTCGCCCTCTGCCTCCTTGAAGTCGAGCGAGATGAATTTCACCTCGGGCACGGGCAGGATCTGCGTTGGCGGCGGCGCAAATCCCGTCCGTTCCCATGCGCTGAAAGCCATGAGCTGCTGCTCCACGTTGATCTCGTTGTTCGGGCGTGTGACCCGACGCCTATTGTGTCGGCGCGGACGGCGACGGTGCGGCCGTATCGAGCGGGGCGTAGCCGACGGCCTGGCGCTTCTCGTTCTGGGTCAGGAAACTCGCGCGCTCGATGCGTGCCCACAGGGCCTCGCGCTCGCCCGACAGCGCCTCGACCTGATCGAGGTCCGGCTTCAGCTCCAAGCGGCCACCGTTGGCTTGAGACACTGCGCTTGCGCTGATCTCCCAAGCCGGTGCAAGCCACGCTGATAGCGCCTTCGCCGTGCGCGTCACGAGCGGCAGCACGGTCGAACGCCAGAACGCGCGCTGTGCCTCCTGGTAATTGGAGTACGTGTTGTCGCCCGGGATGCCGAGCAGCATGGGCGGGATGCCGAACGCCAGCGCAATCTCGCGCGCCGCGCCGTTCTTCGCCTCGATGAAATCCATGTCCTTCGGCGAGAGGCTCAAGGGCTTCCAGTCGAGACCGCCTTCGAGCAGCAAGGGCCGTCCGGCGCGGCGCGGGCCTTGGAAGCCCTCCTCCAGCTCGCTCTTCAGCCGCTCGAACTGCTCCGGCGTCATGCGGCCGTCGGCGCCGCCGTAGACCAGCGCACCCGATGGCCGCGCCGAGTTGTCGAGCAGCGCCTTGTTCCAGCGGCCTGCCGTGTTGTGGATGTCGATGGCCCGCGCCGCGGCCTCGATGGGGCTCATGCCGTAGTGATCGTTCGCGGGATGAAACAGGCGCACGTGCAGGATGGGGCGTATGCCCTGCACCGCCTCTCCCTCGAAACGCACGGTGCGGCCGGCGCAGGTGTATTCATACGCTTCGGGCCAACCCTCGGTGCCCGG includes:
- a CDS encoding HK97 family phage prohead protease codes for the protein MAFSAWERTGFAPPPTQILPVPEVKFISLDFKEAEGDGAFEGYASLFNREDLGRDIVLPGAFRESLDRRGANGIKLLFQHDAHQPIGVWTTLEEDSRGLYARGRLMREVTRARELMALMRAGALDGLSIGFRTVKARRDRATGVRRLEKIDLWEISVVTFPLLPEARITATKTKPFASAHPTEREFERWLTRDAGLTRSEARALMRSGLAGLKALRDAGEGQSEEQRLAALMRRAARGLLKT
- a CDS encoding phage portal protein, which gives rise to MPRILETLAGLWPRKQWPTVATSAHADDVKASATGPLIVLETLGRPVWTPRDYEAFAREGFMQNAIVYRAVRMIAEAAASVPLLLYENEEERDDHPLLDLLARPSLDQTGTDFLEAWYGYLLVAGNAYIEAVALEGRLRELHALRPDRMKVVPGTEGWPEAYEYTCAGRTVRFEGEAVQGIRPILHVRLFHPANDHYGMSPIEAAARAIDIHNTAGRWNKALLDNSARPSGALVYGGADGRMTPEQFERLKSELEEGFQGPRRAGRPLLLEGGLDWKPLSLSPKDMDFIEAKNGAAREIALAFGIPPMLLGIPGDNTYSNYQEAQRAFWRSTVLPLVTRTAKALSAWLAPAWEISASAVSQANGGRLELKPDLDQVEALSGEREALWARIERASFLTQNEKRQAVGYAPLDTAAPSPSAPTQ